Proteins from one Ornithobacterium rhinotracheale genomic window:
- a CDS encoding ribonucleoside-diphosphate reductase subunit alpha: MSEEKNIWWLNEESEQMLNRGYLLKGETVEGAIERITTAAAKRLYKPELQPRFEEIIRKGWMSLSSPVWANMGTQRGLPISCFNVHVPDSIEGITHKLAEVIMQTKIGGGTSGYFGELRHRGTAVTDNGKSSGSVSFMKLFDTAMDVVSQGGVRRGAFAAYLDIDHPDVEEFLHIKDIGNPIQNLFYGVCVPDYWMNDMIEGDMEKRRIWAKVLESRQKKGLPYILFSDNVNRQKPQVYKDNNMMINSSNLCSEIMLPSSVDESFICCLSSMNLELFDEWKDTDAVQLAIFFLDAVLSEFIAKTEGNYYLSSARKFAMRHRALGLGALGYHSYLQKNMIPFESMEAKQFNARAFKFIRDEALKASQELANIYGEPEILKEYGRRNTTLMAIAPTTSSSAILGQTSPGIEPYASNYYKAGLAKGNFMRQNKYLKKLLAEKGMDTEDIWRNIMLNHGSIQQLEGLTQREKDVFKTFKEISPMEIITQAAQRQQFIDQAQSLNLNIPSSLPVKDVNALMIEAWRLGVKTLYYQRSQSVSKELTVNFVKCASCEG, translated from the coding sequence ATGTCTGAAGAAAAAAATATATGGTGGCTCAATGAGGAGTCTGAACAAATGCTCAATCGTGGTTATTTGCTAAAAGGCGAAACTGTAGAAGGCGCCATTGAGCGTATCACTACCGCAGCTGCCAAGAGATTATACAAACCAGAACTTCAACCAAGATTCGAGGAGATTATCCGCAAGGGCTGGATGAGCCTTTCATCTCCCGTTTGGGCCAATATGGGAACCCAGCGAGGCTTGCCAATTTCATGTTTCAATGTGCATGTACCCGATAGTATTGAGGGGATTACGCATAAATTGGCAGAGGTAATTATGCAAACTAAAATTGGTGGAGGTACTTCAGGCTATTTTGGAGAATTAAGACACCGAGGAACTGCCGTGACCGATAATGGTAAATCTTCTGGTTCTGTGAGTTTTATGAAGCTTTTTGATACCGCAATGGATGTGGTTTCTCAAGGTGGAGTGCGTCGTGGGGCGTTTGCAGCTTATTTAGACATCGATCATCCAGATGTCGAAGAATTTTTACATATAAAAGATATAGGAAACCCGATTCAAAACCTTTTTTATGGCGTTTGTGTGCCAGATTATTGGATGAACGACATGATTGAAGGCGATATGGAAAAACGCAGAATTTGGGCTAAAGTGCTTGAATCTCGCCAGAAAAAAGGATTACCCTATATTTTGTTCTCAGACAATGTCAATCGTCAGAAGCCACAAGTTTATAAGGACAATAATATGATGATTAATTCCAGTAACTTGTGTTCAGAAATTATGTTGCCATCGTCTGTAGATGAGTCGTTTATCTGCTGTTTGTCTTCGATGAACTTAGAACTTTTCGACGAGTGGAAAGACACCGATGCAGTGCAATTGGCTATTTTCTTCTTAGATGCAGTACTTTCAGAATTCATTGCCAAAACCGAAGGAAATTATTATTTATCATCAGCCAGAAAATTTGCGATGCGTCACCGAGCATTAGGTTTAGGGGCTTTAGGATACCATTCCTATTTACAAAAAAATATGATTCCGTTTGAAAGCATGGAAGCAAAACAATTCAATGCCAGAGCCTTTAAATTTATTAGAGATGAAGCTTTAAAAGCTAGCCAAGAATTAGCCAATATTTATGGAGAGCCTGAAATTTTGAAAGAATATGGTCGTAGAAATACCACTTTGATGGCAATTGCACCTACTACTTCAAGTTCTGCGATTTTAGGACAAACTTCGCCAGGAATTGAGCCGTATGCAAGTAACTACTACAAAGCAGGTTTGGCTAAAGGAAACTTTATGCGCCAAAACAAATATTTGAAAAAATTATTGGCAGAAAAAGGTATGGATACCGAAGATATCTGGAGAAATATTATGCTAAATCATGGTTCTATCCAGCAATTGGAAGGATTGACTCAGCGAGAAAAAGATGTGTTTAAAACATTCAAAGAAATTTCTCCGATGGAAATCATCACACAAGCCGCTCAGCGTCAGCAATTCATAGACCAAGCACAAAGCTTGAACTTGAATATTCCATCGTCTTTACCTGTAAAAGATGTTAATGCGTTGATGATTGAAGCTTGGCGTTTAGGTGTGAAAACTTTGTATTACCAAAGAAGCCAATCTGTA
- a CDS encoding GAF domain-containing protein gives MSDLKKRIDTIFEANQELDSTLQKVCKLLYDEVKHFNWVGFYFKNGDKQELKLGPYKGAPTEHTIIPYGKGICGQVAVSNETFISQDVYAEENYLACSIETKAEIVVPIFKNGENVGQIDIDSHYANSISKEDEALLDYICERVGKML, from the coding sequence ATGAGCGATTTAAAAAAGAGAATTGATACGATTTTTGAGGCAAATCAAGAATTAGACAGCACTTTGCAAAAGGTTTGTAAATTGTTGTATGATGAGGTAAAGCACTTTAACTGGGTAGGCTTTTACTTTAAAAATGGCGACAAACAAGAGCTAAAGTTGGGACCATACAAGGGCGCACCCACCGAACACACCATCATCCCATACGGCAAAGGAATTTGTGGACAAGTGGCGGTGAGCAACGAGACTTTTATTTCACAAGATGTGTATGCCGAGGAAAATTATCTGGCGTGTAGCATTGAGACCAAAGCGGAAATCGTGGTGCCAATTTTTAAAAACGGCGAAAATGTGGGACAAATCGATATTGATTCGCATTATGCCAATTCCATCAGCAAGGAAGACGAGGCGCTGCTCGATTACATTTGCGAGCGTGTAGGAAAAATGCTTTAA
- a CDS encoding adenine-specific methyltransferase EcoRI family protein: protein MARKATNKLLQKAKKAKSDEFYTQLKDIERELQYYKKHFKNKVVYCNCDDPRTSNFFNYFVSNFKKLGLKKVIASCYVKQQTALFDTEVIGKGFFYEYTGKGSKIQIPQMEDVVSFKGDGDFRSGECVELLKQADIVVTNPPFSLFREYVSQLNDFDKKFLIIGNINAITYKEIFKLIKEDKVWLGINFGRGISGFIVPKHYELYGTETKIDEYGNRIISPNNCLWLTNLDIDKRHENIELTKYYQGNENEYPSYDNYDGINIDKTKNIPLDYTGFMGVPITFLHKYNPDQFEIIRFRKGDDGKDLSINGKCPYFRIIIKNRNVQTKLIQRKMEYYKEIKHLEKNRPIANKISVSAK from the coding sequence ATGGCTAGGAAAGCAACAAATAAATTATTACAAAAAGCTAAAAAAGCTAAAAGTGATGAGTTCTACACGCAATTGAAGGATATCGAAAGGGAATTACAGTATTATAAAAAACATTTTAAAAATAAAGTGGTTTATTGTAATTGTGATGATCCTCGAACTAGTAATTTTTTCAATTATTTCGTTTCAAACTTTAAAAAATTAGGACTTAAAAAAGTTATAGCTTCTTGTTATGTCAAGCAACAAACGGCTTTATTTGATACAGAAGTGATTGGAAAGGGTTTTTTCTATGAGTATACGGGAAAAGGGAGCAAGATTCAAATCCCCCAAATGGAGGATGTAGTTAGCTTTAAAGGAGATGGAGACTTTAGAAGTGGAGAGTGTGTTGAGTTGCTAAAACAAGCGGATATTGTAGTAACAAATCCACCATTTTCACTTTTTAGAGAATATGTTTCTCAGCTAAATGATTTTGATAAAAAATTTTTAATAATTGGAAACATTAATGCCATAACTTATAAGGAGATTTTTAAACTAATAAAAGAAGATAAAGTTTGGTTAGGCATTAATTTTGGGAGAGGTATTTCGGGATTTATTGTCCCGAAACATTACGAGTTATATGGAACAGAAACTAAGATTGATGAGTATGGTAATAGAATTATATCTCCCAATAATTGCCTTTGGTTGACGAATTTAGATATAGATAAAAGACATGAAAATATAGAACTTACTAAATATTACCAAGGAAATGAAAATGAGTATCCAAGTTATGATAACTATGATGGAATTAATATTGATAAGACAAAGAATATACCTTTAGATTATACGGGGTTTATGGGGGTTCCTATTACATTTTTGCATAAATATAATCCAGATCAATTTGAAATTATAAGATTTCGAAAAGGAGATGATGGAAAAGATTTATCGATCAATGGCAAATGTCCTTATTTTAGAATTATTATCAAAAATAGAAATGTACAGACTAAATTAATTCAAAGAAAAATGGAGTATTATAAAGAGATTAAACATTTAGAAAAAAATCGACCTATTGCAAATAAAATTTCAGTAAGTGCAAAATAA
- a CDS encoding exosortase F system-associated membrane protein: MKFLRWALVVVLIFALMAVRFFQTELFYDPLLAYFKTDYHHVAFPPMDLNKHLLSMLFRYGLNTLISLGIIALIFSKKAYVQFSALVYVVGALVFFGLYYYSLKTEFSSLGFTAGFYIRRLIIQPVMLLILIPVFLYTNHLGKKNR; the protein is encoded by the coding sequence ATGAAATTTCTACGCTGGGCACTTGTCGTTGTATTGATTTTTGCGCTGATGGCAGTTCGCTTTTTCCAAACCGAATTGTTCTATGATCCACTGTTGGCTTATTTCAAAACGGATTATCATCATGTGGCATTCCCCCCAATGGACTTGAACAAACACCTGCTCAGCATGCTTTTTAGATATGGGCTAAACACACTCATTTCGCTCGGCATCATTGCTTTAATTTTCAGCAAAAAAGCCTATGTGCAGTTCAGCGCACTGGTGTATGTGGTGGGAGCCTTGGTATTTTTTGGTTTGTATTATTATAGCTTAAAAACGGAATTTTCAAGTTTAGGCTTTACGGCAGGCTTCTACATCCGCCGATTGATTATTCAGCCTGTGATGCTTTTGATTTTAATCCCCGTGTTTTTGTATACCAACCATTTGGGGAAGAAGAATCGTTAA
- a CDS encoding ribonucleotide-diphosphate reductase subunit beta, whose protein sequence is MGIFDKRINYKPFEYPEILQFTEAINKSFWVHSEVDFTADIQDFHSQISDADRNAVKNSLLAIAQIEVAVKTFWGNLYKHMPKPEMNGLGATFAECEFRHSEAYSRLLEVLGYNDEFEKVIEVPVIKKRIEYLNEALKDANSEDHKAYVMSLLMFSILIENVSLFSQFAIILSFTRFRGYMKNVSNIIAWTSVDEQIHANAGIYLINKIKEEQPELLQEDEEAQIYDLIKESINIEAQILDWIFEQGEIPNITKENLLNFMKFRVDDSLVKIGMKPLFNVTSEEYKAMEWFEQEVFANSLDDFFAKRPVDYTKHDKSFSANSLF, encoded by the coding sequence ATGGGCATTTTTGATAAAAGAATTAATTACAAACCGTTTGAATATCCCGAAATTCTACAATTTACCGAGGCAATTAACAAATCTTTTTGGGTACATTCAGAAGTGGATTTCACTGCAGATATCCAAGATTTTCATTCTCAGATTTCAGACGCAGATCGCAACGCTGTTAAAAACAGTTTGCTAGCCATTGCGCAAATCGAGGTTGCTGTAAAAACTTTCTGGGGGAATCTTTACAAACATATGCCAAAACCAGAAATGAATGGGCTAGGGGCTACTTTTGCAGAATGCGAATTTAGACACTCAGAGGCGTATTCAAGATTGCTTGAGGTTTTGGGCTACAACGACGAGTTTGAAAAAGTAATCGAGGTGCCTGTCATCAAAAAAAGAATCGAATACCTAAACGAGGCGTTGAAAGATGCCAATTCAGAAGACCACAAAGCGTATGTGATGTCGCTTTTGATGTTTAGTATTTTGATTGAAAATGTTTCGTTATTTAGTCAATTTGCTATCATTCTTTCGTTTACAAGATTTAGAGGTTACATGAAAAATGTATCAAACATCATCGCATGGACTTCTGTAGACGAGCAAATTCACGCCAATGCAGGAATTTATTTAATTAATAAAATTAAAGAAGAACAACCTGAATTGTTGCAAGAAGACGAAGAAGCGCAGATTTATGATTTAATCAAGGAATCTATCAACATCGAGGCGCAAATCCTAGATTGGATTTTTGAACAAGGCGAAATCCCAAATATTACCAAAGAAAATCTACTTAACTTTATGAAATTCAGAGTAGACGATAGTTTGGTGAAAATCGGAATGAAACCATTGTTTAATGTTACCAGCGAGGAATACAAAGCCATGGAATGGTTTGAGCAAGAGGTGTTTGCCAATTCGCTCGATGATTTCTTTGCCAAACGCCCAGTGGATTACACCAAGCACGATAAAAGTTTTTCAGCCAATAGTTTGTTCTAA
- a CDS encoding membrane-binding protein encodes MARKSYSESITSAKVMIDALKNNKGSLPQKLDDDFITKMESLRTKAETLNSEQEKLKADLKQKTEVLDKELKELEKHYAEAKKRIKLDFPQTAWKEFGIEDKR; translated from the coding sequence ATGGCGAGAAAATCGTATTCAGAGAGCATCACTTCGGCAAAAGTGATGATTGATGCCCTTAAAAATAACAAGGGAAGTTTGCCACAAAAGTTAGACGACGATTTCATTACAAAAATGGAAAGCCTCCGCACCAAAGCAGAGACGCTAAACTCCGAGCAGGAGAAGCTTAAAGCAGATTTAAAACAAAAAACCGAAGTACTAGACAAGGAACTCAAAGAATTAGAAAAACATTATGCAGAGGCTAAAAAGCGCATTAAGCTAGACTTTCCGCAAACAGCTTGGAAGGAGTTTGGTATTGAGGATAAAAGGTAG
- the xrtF gene encoding exosortase family protein XrtF, producing the protein MNLKEFKPALWLIAKFFIAYIVLTLLYSQYLQHFSELKQIADPFTAWVADSTAQVMQWLGFNADSEQVSGETFRRFLLNDRYICIINEGCNAIAIMIIFVSFIIAFSKRFLPSFLYSVGGVILLHLTNITRIAILNYIFAYHAEYGELAHDYLFPAIIYGMVVILWIIWIVFFVLKNKN; encoded by the coding sequence ATGAATTTAAAGGAATTTAAACCCGCATTGTGGCTCATTGCCAAATTCTTTATCGCATACATCGTGCTTACATTGTTGTATAGCCAGTATTTGCAACATTTTTCTGAATTAAAGCAAATTGCCGATCCGTTCACGGCTTGGGTGGCAGACAGCACCGCGCAAGTGATGCAGTGGCTGGGATTCAATGCTGATTCTGAACAAGTTTCGGGAGAGACTTTTCGCCGCTTCTTGCTGAACGACCGCTACATCTGTATCATCAACGAAGGGTGCAATGCCATAGCGATTATGATTATTTTTGTTTCGTTCATTATTGCGTTTTCCAAACGATTTTTACCGAGTTTCTTGTATTCGGTGGGGGGCGTGATTTTACTGCACCTTACCAATATCACTCGCATTGCAATCCTCAATTATATTTTTGCCTACCACGCCGAATACGGCGAATTGGCACACGATTATCTGTTCCCTGCCATTATTTATGGTATGGTGGTTATTTTGTGGATTATCTGGATTGTGTTTTTTGTGCTAAAAAATAAAAACTGA
- the pafA gene encoding alkaline phosphatase PafA, with protein MKKIFSTLALSALCLSFGQVEQPKLVVGIVVDQMRPDYLYRYNSDFSNDGFKRLMREGFNFKNTHYNYMPTYTAPGHSSLYTGTTPAIHGIVGNSWYHRGEKDFVYCTSDSHMQGVGIAPDDKQGQMSPHRLKATTVTDALKLNNNFRGKVIGISVKDRGAILPAGHFADAAYWMDKNCKFISSTFYMKDLPQWVKNYNAKKEPEKFVKQGWSLLKNPKDYDESTPDDTPYEGGFAGLDKPVFPYDLKKVVKKTGNMGVLKSTPYGNDMVAHLAKEAIEHENLGKGEFTDFLAISFSSTDYVGHNFAPRSMEIQDTYLRLDLNIADLLNFLDQKVGKGNYLLFLSADHAAAENPNFLLDHKYHVKNLDYKAFFKELQGHFAPIYGKELITNYSNQNIFLNDEYIKNKKLDYDKIVREICDWANEKPYIARTYSRDDILRGNPTDYNLSLIERGYDPKQNGDIVVLLDPQYMEYGAKGTTHGTTYLYDTHVPNIWYGWKVKPGESFTRYNITDVAPTLSQKLNIPMPNGSQGYIMKEVLP; from the coding sequence ATGAAGAAAATTTTCAGTACGCTCGCGCTTAGTGCACTTTGCCTAAGCTTTGGGCAAGTAGAACAACCCAAACTCGTGGTGGGCATCGTGGTAGACCAAATGCGCCCCGATTATCTGTACCGCTACAACAGCGATTTCTCTAACGATGGTTTTAAACGACTGATGAGAGAGGGCTTTAATTTCAAAAATACACACTATAATTATATGCCTACTTACACGGCGCCAGGACACTCAAGTCTCTATACTGGGACTACGCCTGCCATTCACGGCATCGTAGGAAACTCTTGGTACCACCGTGGCGAAAAAGATTTTGTATATTGTACTTCTGATAGCCATATGCAGGGTGTGGGCATAGCTCCAGACGACAAGCAAGGACAAATGTCTCCGCACCGCCTAAAAGCCACTACCGTGACCGACGCTTTGAAACTTAACAATAATTTCCGTGGAAAAGTCATCGGGATTTCGGTAAAAGATCGTGGTGCAATTTTGCCTGCTGGTCACTTTGCCGATGCCGCTTACTGGATGGATAAAAATTGTAAATTCATCTCAAGTACATTTTACATGAAAGATTTACCCCAATGGGTGAAAAATTATAATGCTAAAAAAGAGCCTGAGAAATTTGTAAAACAAGGATGGAGCTTGCTTAAAAATCCTAAAGATTACGACGAAAGCACACCAGACGATACGCCATACGAAGGGGGCTTTGCAGGGCTCGACAAGCCTGTGTTTCCATACGATTTGAAAAAAGTGGTGAAAAAAACAGGAAATATGGGCGTTTTGAAATCTACACCTTACGGAAACGATATGGTGGCTCATTTAGCCAAAGAAGCCATAGAACATGAAAACTTAGGAAAAGGCGAATTCACTGATTTCTTAGCGATTAGCTTCTCTTCTACCGATTATGTAGGTCACAATTTTGCGCCTCGTTCTATGGAGATTCAAGATACTTACTTAAGATTGGATTTAAACATTGCTGATTTGCTTAACTTCCTTGACCAAAAGGTAGGAAAAGGAAATTATCTACTTTTCTTGAGTGCCGACCACGCTGCGGCAGAAAATCCAAACTTCTTGCTCGACCATAAATACCATGTGAAAAATCTGGATTATAAAGCATTTTTTAAAGAATTACAAGGACATTTTGCACCGATTTATGGCAAAGAATTAATTACCAATTATTCTAACCAAAATATTTTCTTGAATGATGAATACATCAAAAACAAAAAATTGGATTATGACAAAATCGTTCGTGAAATATGCGACTGGGCCAATGAGAAACCTTATATCGCTCGCACCTATTCAAGAGATGATATCCTAAGAGGAAACCCAACCGATTACAATTTAAGCTTAATCGAGCGTGGCTACGACCCTAAACAAAACGGAGATATCGTTGTGTTGCTAGATCCGCAATACATGGAATACGGCGCTAAAGGAACCACTCACGGGACTACTTACCTATACGACACGCATGTACCCAACATTTGGTATGGCTGGAAAGTGAAACCAGGCGAAAGTTTCACTCGCTACAACATTACCGATGTGGCACCTACGCTTTCTCAAAAATTAAATATCCCTATGCCAAACGGCTCTCAAGGCTACATCATGAAAGAGGTTTTGCCTTAA
- a CDS encoding EcoRI family type II restriction endonuclease: MAKKNQSTRLTNQHKYSQGVVGIFGMEAKLHDTKVSDISKIVVRRLEQEYPKLNFRYRTSVKKQEINEALQKIDKYLGQTLFVPNSSIKPDGGIIEVKDDNGNWRVILVSEAKHQGKDIENILSGKLVGKKNNQDLMAAGNAIERAYKNISEIANFMLLESHFPYVLFLEGSNFLTETISIKRPDGRVVNLEYNSGMLNRLDRLTSANYGMPINTNLCENKFVKHSNKTIMLQATSIYTQGNGKRWRGDEMLDIMLDISKTSLKILGSDIFNQITQS, encoded by the coding sequence ATGGCAAAAAAGAATCAATCAACAAGGTTAACTAATCAGCATAAATATTCGCAGGGTGTTGTAGGTATATTTGGAATGGAAGCAAAGTTGCATGATACCAAAGTTAGCGATATATCCAAGATTGTTGTGAGAAGACTAGAGCAGGAGTATCCTAAATTAAACTTTCGTTATAGAACAAGTGTTAAAAAGCAAGAAATAAATGAAGCTTTACAAAAAATAGATAAGTATTTAGGACAAACACTTTTTGTCCCTAATTCAAGTATAAAGCCAGATGGTGGAATTATTGAGGTAAAAGATGATAATGGTAATTGGAGAGTAATTTTAGTATCAGAAGCGAAGCATCAGGGTAAAGATATTGAAAATATTTTAAGTGGTAAATTAGTAGGGAAAAAGAATAATCAGGATTTAATGGCGGCAGGTAATGCAATAGAAAGAGCCTATAAGAATATCTCAGAAATAGCTAATTTTATGCTTTTAGAGTCTCACTTTCCTTATGTTTTGTTTTTAGAAGGTTCTAATTTTTTAACAGAAACTATTTCTATTAAAAGACCTGATGGTAGAGTAGTGAATCTTGAATACAATTCAGGAATGTTGAACAGATTGGATCGACTTACCTCGGCTAATTATGGTATGCCGATTAATACTAATTTATGTGAAAATAAATTTGTTAAACATTCGAATAAAACCATTATGCTTCAAGCAACATCTATTTACACACAAGGAAATGGTAAAAGGTGGAGGGGAGATGAAATGCTTGATATTATGCTTGACATTTCAAAAACCTCTCTTAAGATCTTAGGAAGTGATATTTTTAATCAAATAACTCAAAGTTAG
- a CDS encoding GH92 family glycosyl hydrolase: MKKILLLAFVCFYTQIQAQVNEYPTSPVDYVNPLMGTDSKFALSNGNTYPAIGRPWGMNLWTPQTNKNGDGWVYQYSADKINGFKQTHQPSPWMNDYGAFAIMPIVGKLRFEEDERASWYSHKTEEATPYDYKVYLADEDITAELAPTERAAMLQFTYPKTDSAMIVVDAYHKGSWVKYLPKENKIVGYNTFNNGGVADNFKNYFVIELSQKPDFYKTWNNGKFENSPEVKSERAGIVVGFNKTKKGEKITCRVASSFISLEQAEQNLKAELGSKSLAQVKEEGKKEWNEVLSKVLVKGGDENQMRTFYSCLYRMVFFPLRMYEITQNGDIVHYSPQNGKVEKGYKFAGTGFWDTFRALYPFLNLMYPSINKQMQEGLINDYKEGGWLPEWSSPGYRGIMIGNNSASVVAEAYIKGLRGYDIETLYEALIHGANNEGPEATGRKGVAYYNQLGYVPNDVDINENVARSLEYAYDDFAIYQLAKALKKPKKEIEKYRQKAFNYKKLFKPENKLMAPKNKDGKFSPNFNPFSWGGAFTEGNSWHYSWSVFQDIEGLKNLMGGNREFVQMLDSIFVMPPTYEASYYGGIIHEIREMQVMGMGQYAHGNQPIQHMIYLYDYAGEPWKTQKWAREVMNRMYNANPDGYCGDEDNGQTSAWYVFSALGMYPVTPAYPEYALGAPLFKEATLSFENGKKLKIEAPNNSAQNRYADKVWVNGKLYDKNYFNHFDLLKGGVIKFDMQAEPNKKRGTSKNAYPFSMSLER; the protein is encoded by the coding sequence ATGAAAAAAATATTATTATTAGCATTTGTATGCTTTTATACTCAAATACAAGCGCAAGTCAATGAATATCCTACCAGCCCCGTGGATTATGTAAATCCGCTCATGGGTACGGATTCCAAATTTGCGCTCTCCAACGGGAACACCTATCCCGCCATTGGTCGGCCTTGGGGCATGAACCTCTGGACGCCACAGACCAATAAAAATGGCGACGGCTGGGTGTATCAATACAGTGCTGATAAAATTAACGGGTTTAAACAAACACATCAACCTTCGCCGTGGATGAACGATTATGGAGCCTTTGCCATTATGCCCATCGTGGGTAAATTACGATTTGAGGAAGATGAGCGCGCCAGCTGGTATTCGCACAAGACAGAGGAAGCCACGCCGTATGATTATAAAGTGTATCTGGCAGATGAAGACATCACCGCTGAATTAGCCCCAACGGAGCGTGCGGCGATGCTCCAATTTACTTATCCTAAAACCGATTCTGCCATGATTGTGGTAGATGCTTATCACAAAGGCTCTTGGGTGAAATACTTGCCTAAAGAAAACAAAATTGTGGGCTACAACACCTTTAACAATGGTGGCGTGGCAGATAATTTTAAAAATTATTTTGTGATAGAATTAAGCCAAAAACCAGATTTTTATAAAACTTGGAACAATGGCAAATTTGAAAATTCTCCCGAGGTGAAAAGCGAAAGAGCGGGTATTGTCGTAGGTTTTAATAAAACTAAAAAAGGCGAAAAAATCACTTGCCGTGTGGCTTCATCGTTCATCAGTTTGGAGCAAGCCGAGCAAAATTTAAAAGCTGAATTAGGCTCAAAATCTTTAGCCCAAGTAAAAGAAGAAGGTAAAAAGGAGTGGAACGAAGTTTTGTCTAAAGTCTTGGTAAAAGGTGGCGACGAAAACCAAATGCGCACTTTTTATTCTTGCTTGTATCGCATGGTGTTTTTCCCGCTTAGAATGTACGAAATCACTCAAAATGGCGACATCGTACACTACAGTCCGCAAAACGGAAAAGTGGAAAAAGGCTATAAATTTGCAGGGACAGGCTTTTGGGATACTTTCAGAGCCTTGTATCCTTTCTTAAACTTGATGTATCCTTCGATCAATAAGCAAATGCAAGAAGGCTTAATCAATGATTACAAAGAAGGCGGCTGGTTGCCAGAATGGTCTTCGCCAGGCTATCGTGGAATCATGATTGGTAACAATTCGGCATCGGTGGTGGCAGAGGCTTACATCAAAGGTTTGCGTGGCTACGACATCGAAACGCTATACGAGGCACTGATTCATGGTGCCAATAACGAAGGTCCCGAAGCTACGGGAAGAAAAGGCGTGGCGTATTATAATCAATTGGGCTATGTGCCAAACGATGTGGACATCAACGAGAATGTGGCGCGTTCGCTTGAATATGCCTACGATGATTTTGCGATTTATCAATTGGCTAAAGCCTTGAAAAAGCCTAAAAAAGAAATCGAAAAATACCGCCAAAAAGCTTTTAATTATAAAAAATTATTTAAGCCAGAAAATAAATTAATGGCTCCTAAAAACAAAGACGGCAAATTTTCGCCCAACTTCAATCCGTTTTCTTGGGGTGGCGCCTTTACCGAGGGCAACAGTTGGCACTACTCGTGGTCGGTATTTCAGGACATAGAGGGCTTAAAGAATTTAATGGGCGGAAACCGAGAATTTGTACAAATGCTGGATTCTATTTTTGTGATGCCGCCTACTTATGAGGCTTCGTATTATGGCGGAATCATCCACGAAATCAGAGAAATGCAAGTGATGGGCATGGGGCAATATGCACACGGAAATCAGCCGATTCAGCACATGATTTATTTGTATGATTATGCGGGTGAGCCGTGGAAAACCCAAAAATGGGCACGCGAGGTGATGAACCGCATGTACAACGCCAATCCAGATGGCTATTGTGGCGATGAGGACAATGGGCAAACATCGGCTTGGTATGTGTTCTCTGCCCTGGGCATGTATCCCGTAACGCCTGCTTACCCTGAGTATGCACTGGGCGCACCATTGTTCAAAGAAGCGACTTTAAGTTTTGAAAATGGCAAAAAATTAAAAATTGAAGCACCAAACAATTCAGCCCAAAACCGCTATGCCGACAAGGTGTGGGTGAATGGTAAATTGTATGATAAAAACTATTTCAATCATTTTGATTTGCTCAAAGGCGGTGTCATTAAATTCGACATGCAAGCCGAGCCCAATAAAAAGCGTGGCACGAGCAAAAACGCTTATCCTTTCTCAATGAGCTTGGAGAGGTAG